A stretch of DNA from Plodia interpunctella isolate USDA-ARS_2022_Savannah chromosome 11, ilPloInte3.2, whole genome shotgun sequence:
taacatacaaaataaacattttggtGGCTTTGCCAATATAATTCACTCAACATTCACAtcacaatgtaaatatattttaatagcaaaataaattCGTGACACTTTATCAActactaattaaaatacaaagcAATGTTACCACAAAATAACCAAAATCTAGAACTTTCAGAAAATTACTAGGGTTGTGGCCTGTTTCAtcacttgctgataaagtatcagaTAGCCTAAATGCAACATATTAAATCTGATGATGAAAGATGGCGTTATAAActgtgtttcacaagtgttgaaTACGGCCAACTGGCCAATCATATCGGGCAGATGTATATAGTGGTTAGTTTAACTGTCAGATTaccatttgatattttatcagagagtggtgaaacaggtccttaatgtaagtacataaaaatggCGTTAATTTCCTTCAAAATTTCGCGTATCAGCTTCAAGTTTTACAATACATAAAAGTTTACGTTTAACCATGAAATTTTCGACGAAATTAACATTTCGAAACTATTTTCGTAAATTTAGTTTCGGAGAAACAATGGTTAAGATGgctttattgattttatattgatgactgcaaattattattgtatgacGAACTCCTTGATTTTTCCAAAGAAgttatgatttctttaatctatatataataatcttttcAATGTTATTACGACTCCATCACAATGTAACAatcagatatatttatattcaaataacaatttgaaataaaaagaatcgTGTATCACGGTAACTTTATAGGTTTTACTCtattttacttcaaaatacacttatattaaatcatgattatctaataaaattaactatataacatttatttttattagataatcatgaaataataaagtatttggAATGTCAGCACTCATTTTCGGAAGACTCACCTTCCAATATTCTATTTATGAGATTTTTctataaagataaatacaaaaacgaatctatttatataaattaaggaGGTATTCCGCatattaattaggtatattatagtattcCTACTAAAAATATCATACCATAGTACTAGTCGTACTACCGATAGTGTAATTtatcgattttttatttattacctttaTTGTATACccataaattaagtatatttttcagttaatGGGttggtaacaaaaataatatctttcaACAGAACTTTAATTGCTCAGAATAAGTGAAACACCATAATTATCACTGATTTTATTGACCTCCAAAAAATCACACGTATTGATAAATCACAATAActtcagtattttttaaaatattcaagtaGTTCGATTCCCTGTTCTACGACAATTTGTTTATCAATAccttattatgtatttgatcACTATAATCTTATCTATGATATTTAATCTATGGCATTAACTAGCAAACCGTTACCTCTTCTGATTAAGTCCAGACCTGAAAACAAacgagaaattaaaaaaaaaaaacattaaaagctTTATGGGTCTgacataatagggaccaacactgtttgaatgaatttctttcggcatttcttctcagcagtggtcgttccgaaatgctagcaGTTTatagctttgataaatataattcaatttagaatatgaagtgaaaaagtgcctgtgaaggcctaatttctgcataaatgatttgattttgattttaacaaaCTTACCTAAAACATGTTGGTCTATACTAGGCCCGTTGACTAGTCTGCTCCCAAACTGCGGATTCAGTtctttaaacaatttttggtgTTTCTCTGAGAAATTCCACAGCAAAAACTTGTGCTGTTTCCGCTCTAAGTCTAATATCACAGTTAATAGATtctgaaacaaatatatattgtttaaactatatatttttatgtgttttgtAAAAACGGCTGGATTCGTGGTGAGACACAAGCAACCAATCACATCGAgtcattgtgacgcgacgacaaacAGCGCCTTAATAGTTGGTCTCAATGCAAAAATAATCGATggtaaaaattgaaattgcaatttagtttttatttttattaataatgaccATTTTGTTGATTATGTACTTTTCATGTGtttttgtacatataaaaatgaactaacaattattataatttatgcatTGCAAAGTACACAAGGTTGCACACTACGCGATTGTGTCAATCGTAGTTGTCTATTATTTACCCTTAAGATGCCTGATTCCATAAGTTAATAAACATTGATTGGTAGGTACTGTTACATTGGTACTTAATTAGTCGCATAGTAATTATTACATAGCTGATTATTTGCGATTCATGCGCCAAAAACTAAAGACTAAAGAAACAGCCAATACCAGGTTAACATAAAGTCCAAAGAGTAACTGACCTCGGCAACTCCCAGATCAATGGAATGCAAATGTCTGCCGTCAATCACGACTAGCTGAGTGGGGATGAGTGCGTGTTTCCTGATCGAATGTGTGATGTACTCAGCACACGCGTACGACAGCACGCCTAGCGGCATCAGGGCTATGCAGTCCTGGTTCCCCACCTGGTGATGATGAGAAATTGTCATTTGCACATTTATCTAAGTTaaagttagttttaaaaatatatttatcaaagttatcaagaaacaaaaacaaaaaacacaatGTCAAATAAGGAGGAATAAAGGAGATAAAAGCCACGAGCAGTGTACCAGGAGATCTTGAGTTATTATTAAGAGTTGAACAGAAACGAAAGgtcaacaatattaaataccCTACATTGTATAATGGAGCAGGTCAAAGCTAAGAGCAGAATACCAGAAGAGGCATGAGTTATCAAAAGCTTATCTTGAACAAAAACAGAAACAAATACTAAATGAATAGGTACCTCACACATTGTAATTTTCACCAATCTTGTATTTGAAGCCTTTTGAAGAttagaattataataaacgaaggcctttgtcatttttttcatCACGTACGTATGACGCAAAGCTGGAgaccatatttttattatgtgttcCTTGCCCAcggaataataaagtatacacTCTAcctgtgtttatttttccgggttCCTGACGAACTTTTTTTCGGAAACATAAAACGGCGTCATGCCAGCACGGAGTAACAGGTCAAAGATAGGAGCAGAATACTAGAAAAACATGAGTTATCAAAAGCTTTCCTAAAACAGTATAGGTACCTCACATtgcctaaatattttttaatgcagCAGTTCAAATCCAAGAGCAAAATACCAGGCAATCATGAGCCTCCAAGAGGTCACCTTGAACTGCGTGACGTGCAGCGCGGGCCGCGCGGCGGCGTgcagcgcgcgcgccgcgtccgccgccgcgcccgccAGGATGCCGTACTCCAGCCCCGCCAGCGCGCCCACCACGAGGCTCACCGTGTATACCGCCAGCTCCAATTCTATGGGCGGCCATTAGAATCAGTTTACGAAAGTGGCacgaaacaaatttaattttgcaagAAATTCACGTGTAAACGGCAAATCTTACAATGCATAGAGCATTGTAGAATTAGATGTTTACATGCATTTACATGTGTAATTTTTCGTAAAGTTTACATCTCGCCCGCGCGGATAGTTAGTGGGGTGGTAGCAGCAGTTAAGTCGGTATGTCGTTAAATAGTAGTCGTATCCCCGCAGATGATATGTCTTGTTAGTGAgataagtaaaagtaataGAAATACTAGGACATCATAAACTTACTGGAGTTCTTCCATAAAGTCTTGACGATGTTTAGCTCTATGATGGACATCATGGCGACCATGATGATGGCCGCTAGAGCAGCGCGAGGGATGAAGTAGAATGCACTGGATAGTTGCGTTACGGCCAGTAGGACTAGCATCGCTgtaaacaaacagacatatttacagaaaagtttttcaaaataaagattagTAAAGAGATCTCTCTTTACTAATCTTTATTAAGCTTTAATTTAGTAAAGCTAACTTCATACAAGAATTAAGCTTTAATTTAGTAATGCTAACTTCATACAAGAtttctatactaatataataaatgcgaaaatttggaTGTGTGTgtggatgtttgttactcaaccAAAGAATGGATTGCATTCAATTAGCgggaaattacatttaatgggtaaaaatataacctggaatagcaaCACATGGCAACTTTTTGTCTTGAAATTTCCAGGGCTGCATAGACCCAGAGTGCAGTTAGTACTGATTGAATCCTACCAAACAGAAACACGCGAAGGTGATAAGAGAAAAAGAGAGAGTGAGAAAAGAAACCAGTAGCGCATTATGATAATACTTTGAGCAAACGTAAACGATGACAAATTTCGACTGTATTAGGcatgaaaactaaaatatcaatatggTAATCTGTGTGGTCAATTATTGAATAGCAATCACTTCCCATTATCATCGTCTTTGTATCTCGCTCTCGCATCTAGGTACCTTAAGGTcacaactgaaaatcagtgtattgcCCCCCCGGGTAATAGTCCCGCTGAGTTGTgtcctttttgtattgctgcaacacaCATTAATATGAAAACCCTGTATGTGTTgtgtattttgtgttgtggctacaaataaagattttgtcTATCTACCTATCTATCTAAAATACTAGGTCAACATAAGTTAAGAGAAGTAATTTCTCACCCTTGAAGAACGATCCGGCGGGCGTTAGAACTCCGCTGGCGTGGTTGAGAGCGGTCCGCGTGAAGGAGCCCGTGGCGGGCATGCTCTGGGCAAACGACGCCATCATGTTGCACGCGCCGATCGCTATCATCTCTTGTGTGTTGTCTACGGTTCGACTCCCGGCtggaaatattacattttgtcaAAGTCAgtgcatttattaaaaactcaGACGTTCACATGTAACTATTTCACGTCAAGTTTCAAATTAAGTATATCTCAAGGCCACATTACTAGCATTTAGGAACGACCACTATACAAAGAAGAATGTCGGAAGAaactcattattataaaggcgGGTGCACACCAACTTCATAGAGTGTGAGCTCgattatttcatgaaaatgtaACATACTCGTCTACGTAGCCAGCCACAATTCGAAACAAAAAAGCGCACACACATTTCGTTCACagcaagtttaattttaattgtagacaagttacttacattatttttattatatcttaaaAAGTTTATCTCAGGGTTACTTTTAAGTAGACAAAATCAAGGGCAATAACcaatattaaaactacataTAAATCTACTACTTATGCTACTAATATCATAAgtgcatgtttgttactctttcacgcaaaatcaactggaccgattgttatgaaatttggtacacggatagaatataacctggatactttttatccctaaaTTCCTACAGGAGCGAGGTcccgggcgcagctagttatatataaatggcgattaagttcgccatttcAAATGATCAAAACTACTTAAACAAAATCTGACTCACCAAAAGCCTTAGCAATAGCGATGCTTTCCAAAATGGCGACTAGCGGCATCACCAGCCCTTCCACGCCGAATACAGATAACATCTCCTCGAAGTCTATGGTTTTGTTTTTCACTGTGGTGCTAAATGGTGGGGGGCCGAAATGGGGGAGGCCGCCGTCGATTGtgcctaaatataataaaacttgaaaataaatcacaaaatcTCACTGACATTCTCAGAAAGAGGagtgtggttcccgccttaAATAGGTTCACTCGATATCCTATCGTGAAGGTCATAGGAGGCGACTATGCTATATGCTAAGAGGCATCAaaaacattcccaaagaggacTGCAATCAGACAAGCGGACGGTCATAAAACCACGACAGAATCTCCAAAAccataatgaatattttctattttcgattagaaaaaataaataaataatatcttacCAGTAAGAGCGAAAGGCGTGAATCCCTTCGCCTTAAGTATATAGGCTATAATAGCTGCTATGAACACAACGATCGCGTTTCTGGCGCGGACTAGATACACCCAGACTTGTGACGTCACCACCCGCCATCTTGGTGACGAATCGCTCACCGAGATTTTCGATATCTGAAAggaaatgttataaaaacaatcccatcttataactttttattttaattgcggTAGTATTGATGGTAGGAAAAACAGGTGTTCAGGTGTAAAATACAACTCAATTTTTAGGCAGGtgtcaaccgattgagctgaaattttggtTACTGTCTAGTTTGGttgacaatgtttttttttataatatgcggAATCCAGGACCAGCttccaacgagggaactcttcAACGGTTTCCAGCGCGGACGTGATTTTTAAAGCAAACAAGATCTCTCtaacgaaaataaaagtttgtatcaaaaattacatttttgcaaaaacaatattgttctTAAAGACACTTGAGGCCAAAAGCAAACAATTTAGCTAAAATAGCtccacaatatattatataagaccTATTTTAAACAGAATTAACacgactaatattataaatgcgaaagtttgtgaggacgcatgtgtgtatgtttgttaatctttcacgcTAAATCTACAGGACcaattgttgtgaaatttggtacacgggtagtatataacctggaataacacatagggtactttttaaaccgaaattcccatgggagcgagtAGTAAACTTACTTTAAGCAGAAGTAACACGACGATAGACAATATGCCGAGTAGTGTGTCCCACAGCTGAACTGTAGTGATGTGTTTGAAGAAATTGATCAAAGCTGAGATGAATGTGTCGCCTGAAGATCctggaatataaaaaaaatattcacttgTTTCCTAAAGTCgaattttgaatacaaatcTTACGATTACTCTGCGTAGAAAGAAACGCAGAGTAATCGGGAGATTTGTATAATTagttaaagttattatattatatcatcaATGCcacagtttaataaaattcatacagGTGTTCGACAGCCTGGCTAAAGGTGACCTGCCTccagaaattcaaattcaaatcatttgttcagaaattagaccttcacaggcactagTCAAtatcgtcaatttttatatttatagttatttctcacaagctacaaactactggcatttcggaacgaccactgctgagaggAAATACAGCGTTGACAATACAGTAATACAGTAAGTGTACAGTAATACAGattgtgttgtatatttttttctaaaagttACAGCCCAGCTCTCAACGCGTCGTATAGCGTTAGGAGCGTCCCTCTTCCCTCTCCCTCCCTTCCCCCTCTAAGCCCCCAAATACAGCCCTGCGTAGAAGTATTCAAAATTCGACTCTATGAATCAAGTAGGTGGATCGACTATGATAATATTGTAccaaatataagtaaatatatattaagacaaatcacacagattgagctagccccaaagtaagttagagacttgtgttatgggatactaactcaaatacatatatagataaacatccaagacccaggccaatcagaaaaagatcattttccataatgaccCGACCGGCGAATCGAAACCGGGAcatctcggttcagaggcaagcacactaccactacgccaccgatgTTCATATTGTTTCAAACCTTTGATTCTAAACAATGTCTTGAGCTGAGCCGCTCCGATCTGAAGCGCAGCGGCGGTCGTAAAACCGCTTATAACTGGTTTGGATATGAAGTCCAGCAGGAACCCTGCAAATGATCA
This window harbors:
- the LOC128673677 gene encoding sodium-independent sulfate anion transporter-like isoform X4; translated protein: MAATHLRCPQTRSRIRRTATRLCSVDSWKRRVPITIWLPNYSWEYLLRDMIAGITVGLTSIPQGIAYAIVAGVPPQVGLYSSIFPGLVYMIFGSCKDVTVGPTAILAALLAKYVAKSVDFAYLAAFLSGCLILLLGVLQLGFLLDFISKPVISGFTTAAALQIGAAQLKTLFRIKGSSGDTFISALINFFKHITTVQLWDTLLGILSIVVLLLLKISKISVSDSSPRWRVVTSQVWVYLVRARNAIVVFIAAIIAYILKAKGFTPFALTGTIDGGLPHFGPPPFSTTVKNKTIDFEEMLSVFGVEGLVMPLVAILESIAIAKAFAGSRTVDNTQEMIAIGACNMMASFAQSMPATGSFTRTALNHASGVLTPAGSFFKAMLVLLAVTQLSSAFYFIPRAALAAIIMVAMMSIIELNIVKTLWKNSKLELAVYTVSLVVGALAGLEYGILAGAAADAARALHAAARPALHVTQFKVGNQDCIALMPLGVLSYACAEYITHSIRKHALIPTQLVVIDGRHLHSIDLGVAENLLTVILDLERKQHKFLLWNFSEKHQKLFKELNPQFGSRLVNGPSIDQHVLGLDLIRRGNGLLVNAID
- the LOC128673677 gene encoding sodium-independent sulfate anion transporter-like isoform X2, whose amino-acid sequence is METDEERTPLIGSPQTRSRIRRTATRLCSVDSWKRRVPITIWLPNYSWEYLLRDMIAGITVGLTSIPQGIAYAIVAGVPPQVGLYSSIFPGLVYMIFGSCKDVTVGPTAILAALLAKYVAKSVDFAYLAAFLSGCLILLLGVLQLGFLLDFISKPVISGFTTAAALQIGAAQLKTLFRIKGSSGDTFISALINFFKHITTVQLWDTLLGILSIVVLLLLKISKISVSDSSPRWRVVTSQVWVYLVRARNAIVVFIAAIIAYILKAKGFTPFALTGTIDGGLPHFGPPPFSTTVKNKTIDFEEMLSVFGVEGLVMPLVAILESIAIAKAFAGSRTVDNTQEMIAIGACNMMASFAQSMPATGSFTRTALNHASGVLTPAGSFFKAMLVLLAVTQLSSAFYFIPRAALAAIIMVAMMSIIELNIVKTLWKNSKLELAVYTVSLVVGALAGLEYGILAGAAADAARALHAAARPALHVTQFKVGNQDCIALMPLGVLSYACAEYITHSIRKHALIPTQLVVIDGRHLHSIDLGVAENLLTVILDLERKQHKFLLWNFSEKHQKLFKELNPQFGSRLVNGPSIDQHVLGLDLIRRGNGLLVNAID
- the LOC128673677 gene encoding sodium-independent sulfate anion transporter-like isoform X3 yields the protein MSATIVCNSVNGGPQTRSRIRRTATRLCSVDSWKRRVPITIWLPNYSWEYLLRDMIAGITVGLTSIPQGIAYAIVAGVPPQVGLYSSIFPGLVYMIFGSCKDVTVGPTAILAALLAKYVAKSVDFAYLAAFLSGCLILLLGVLQLGFLLDFISKPVISGFTTAAALQIGAAQLKTLFRIKGSSGDTFISALINFFKHITTVQLWDTLLGILSIVVLLLLKISKISVSDSSPRWRVVTSQVWVYLVRARNAIVVFIAAIIAYILKAKGFTPFALTGTIDGGLPHFGPPPFSTTVKNKTIDFEEMLSVFGVEGLVMPLVAILESIAIAKAFAGSRTVDNTQEMIAIGACNMMASFAQSMPATGSFTRTALNHASGVLTPAGSFFKAMLVLLAVTQLSSAFYFIPRAALAAIIMVAMMSIIELNIVKTLWKNSKLELAVYTVSLVVGALAGLEYGILAGAAADAARALHAAARPALHVTQFKVGNQDCIALMPLGVLSYACAEYITHSIRKHALIPTQLVVIDGRHLHSIDLGVAENLLTVILDLERKQHKFLLWNFSEKHQKLFKELNPQFGSRLVNGPSIDQHVLGLDLIRRGNGLLVNAID
- the LOC128673677 gene encoding sodium-independent sulfate anion transporter-like isoform X1; translated protein: MHAHVAHRVRVGVSIVRNRSVTATEYCAIGPQTRSRIRRTATRLCSVDSWKRRVPITIWLPNYSWEYLLRDMIAGITVGLTSIPQGIAYAIVAGVPPQVGLYSSIFPGLVYMIFGSCKDVTVGPTAILAALLAKYVAKSVDFAYLAAFLSGCLILLLGVLQLGFLLDFISKPVISGFTTAAALQIGAAQLKTLFRIKGSSGDTFISALINFFKHITTVQLWDTLLGILSIVVLLLLKISKISVSDSSPRWRVVTSQVWVYLVRARNAIVVFIAAIIAYILKAKGFTPFALTGTIDGGLPHFGPPPFSTTVKNKTIDFEEMLSVFGVEGLVMPLVAILESIAIAKAFAGSRTVDNTQEMIAIGACNMMASFAQSMPATGSFTRTALNHASGVLTPAGSFFKAMLVLLAVTQLSSAFYFIPRAALAAIIMVAMMSIIELNIVKTLWKNSKLELAVYTVSLVVGALAGLEYGILAGAAADAARALHAAARPALHVTQFKVGNQDCIALMPLGVLSYACAEYITHSIRKHALIPTQLVVIDGRHLHSIDLGVAENLLTVILDLERKQHKFLLWNFSEKHQKLFKELNPQFGSRLVNGPSIDQHVLGLDLIRRGNGLLVNAID